The DNA window GAAATATTCGCCCATGGCGCAGCCGGCAAACGGGGCCAGGAACTGCATCGGCGCCGGATCGGAAGCGGTAGCCGCAACGATGATCGAATACTTCAGTGCGCCGCGCTCTTCGAGCACCTTGACGAACTGAGCGACGGTGGAGCGCTTCTGGCCCACGGCGACGTAGACGCAGTAAAGCTTCTCGCCTTCGGGACCGTTGTCGTGAATGGCCTTCTGGTTGAGGAAGGCATCGAGCAGGATGGCGGTCTTGCCGGTCTGGCGGTCGCCGATGACAAGCTCGCGCTGGCCGCGGCCGACCGGGATCAGCGCGTCGATTGCCTTGAGACCGGTCGACATCGGCTCATGAACCGACTTGCGCGGAATAATGCCCGGGGCCTTGACGTCGACGCGCGAACGGCGGGTCGCATTGATCGGGCCCTTACCATCGATCGGATTGCCGAGCGCGTCGACGACGCGGCCGAGCAGTTCCGGACCGACCGGAACGTCGACGATGGCGCCGGTCCGCTTGACGGTGTCGCCTTCCTTGATGTCGCGGTCGGAGCCGAAAATAACGACACCGACATTGTCGGATTCAAGGTTCAGGGCCATGCCGCGGATGCCGCCGGGAAACTCGACCATTTCACCGGCTTGGACGTTGTCCAGGCCGTAAACGCGAGCAATACCGTCACCGACGGAGAGAACCTGGCCGACTTCCGAGACTTCTGCCTCTTTGCCGAAATTTTTGATCTGGTCTTTGAGAATTGCGGAAATTTCCGCGGCGCGGATATCCATCAGCCGACCTCTTTCAATGCAAGCTTAAGGGTAGAGAGTTTGGTACGAAGAGACGTATCAATCTGACGGGACCCGACCTTGACGATCAGACCACCAAGAATTGACGGATCAACCGTGACGGCAATCGCCACGTCTTTGCCGGTGACGCCCTTCAGCGCCACCTTCAATTCATTTTCCTGCTCTGCGGAGAGAGCGTGGGCCGAGGTGACATCGGCGGAGATTTCGCCGCGATGATTGGCGGCGATCAGCCGGAAGGCCTTGATCATGCCCGGCAGGGCAAACAGGCGGCGGTTACGCGCCACGACCTTCAGGAAATTGGCGAAGAAGCCCGAAATGCCTGCCTTCTCGCTGATGGCGATAATCGCCTTCAACTGGTCCTCGGCAGAGAAAACAGGGCTCAGGATGAAGCGCTTCAGGTCGTCGCTCTCATCCAGCATCGTCTGGAAACGGTCAAGGTCTGCAGCGACGGTACCGACGGCGTTCTCTTCGAGCGCCAGCTCGAAAAGCGACGAGGCATAGCGCTCTGCAACACCAGAAGTAAGCTGGGACGTGTCTGCCACTGGCACAAATTTCCCTGATTTCAATCCAAAATCCGGCTTTCGGCGGGCGCCGAACCTATGATCTTGAATTCGTTTTGATTTCCCCCAGAAATCACAAGAGAAGCCTCTTGCTTCTTCCGAAATTCGGGGTCCGTCTAACATAGGATGTTCGGACTCGCAACACGCGTAATGCCCGAATACGCCTTTCACATGAATTTCTGTCCGCAAAATTGCGCAACGGCTTGCGGACAGGCCGAGCAAGCCGTCGGCCGCCGGTGAAACTCACGTTTGAATGAAGCCGAAAACATAGAGCATCGGCAGCGCAGCCAGCGCGACTTGCACAACCAGAAGTAAGTTGTTGACCAGATTGCTCCCCTTATCGGACAGGATGGATATGATCCGCGCAAAGGCAGCCATGCTGAAAGAGGCGCCGAGCGCCATATAGATCCAGTCCTGTGCAAGCAGGATCGCCGAAAGGCCGAAGCCGAGATAGAAGCCGCCCATCGACCGCCCCTCGCCATATCCTTCCCGCCGCCCCTCCTGCACCTGCAGGCCAAGAAGACGGAAGGCGTGGCCCGGCGCAAACATCATGATGAAGCCGGCCAGCGCCGTAAAAGCGGCAGAGCAGAAAGCCAGCTGCTCGCCGAGCTCGGTCGGAAAATAAAACTCCATGCATCAGCCTCAAATCACCCCGAAGAATCGGTGTTTTATGA is part of the Rhizobium bangladeshense genome and encodes:
- the atpA gene encoding F0F1 ATP synthase subunit alpha translates to MDIRAAEISAILKDQIKNFGKEAEVSEVGQVLSVGDGIARVYGLDNVQAGEMVEFPGGIRGMALNLESDNVGVVIFGSDRDIKEGDTVKRTGAIVDVPVGPELLGRVVDALGNPIDGKGPINATRRSRVDVKAPGIIPRKSVHEPMSTGLKAIDALIPVGRGQRELVIGDRQTGKTAILLDAFLNQKAIHDNGPEGEKLYCVYVAVGQKRSTVAQFVKVLEERGALKYSIIVAATASDPAPMQFLAPFAGCAMGEYFRDNGMHALIGYDDLSKQAVSYRQMSLLLRRPPGREAYPGDVFYLHSRLLERAAKMNDDKGAGSLTALPVIETQGNDVSAFIPTNVISITDGQIFLETDLFYQGIRPAVNVGLSVSRVGSSAQIKAMKQVAGSIKGELAQYREMAAFAQFGSDLDAATQRLLNRGARLTELLKQPQFSPLKTEEQVAVIFAGVNGYLDKLQVAQVGKFEQGLLSYLRSEGSAILDAIRTEKAISDDTKGKLTAALDSFAKSFQ
- a CDS encoding F0F1 ATP synthase subunit delta, which gives rise to MPVADTSQLTSGVAERYASSLFELALEENAVGTVAADLDRFQTMLDESDDLKRFILSPVFSAEDQLKAIIAISEKAGISGFFANFLKVVARNRRLFALPGMIKAFRLIAANHRGEISADVTSAHALSAEQENELKVALKGVTGKDVAIAVTVDPSILGGLIVKVGSRQIDTSLRTKLSTLKLALKEVG
- a CDS encoding DUF4345 domain-containing protein, with protein sequence MEFYFPTELGEQLAFCSAAFTALAGFIMMFAPGHAFRLLGLQVQEGRREGYGEGRSMGGFYLGFGLSAILLAQDWIYMALGASFSMAAFARIISILSDKGSNLVNNLLLVVQVALAALPMLYVFGFIQT